Proteins found in one Hevea brasiliensis isolate MT/VB/25A 57/8 chromosome 18, ASM3005281v1, whole genome shotgun sequence genomic segment:
- the LOC131176072 gene encoding uncharacterized protein LOC131176072 encodes MPSYAKFLKEILSKKRKLEDYETFALTEECSAILQNKLLLKLKDPGSFSIPCCIGNMNIDETFCDLGASVSLMPLLICQKLNVRELRPIIISLQLADKFVKYTIGILENIPIKVGKFFILVDFVVLEMEEDVQIPIILKRPFLATSRAIIDVKNGR; translated from the coding sequence ATGCCATCCTATGCTAAGTTCTTAAAGGAAATCCTTTCTAAGAAGAGGAAGTTGGAGGATTATGAGACTTTTGCTTTAACAGAGGAATGTAGTGCCATCTTGCAAAACAAGCTGCTTCTAAAACTCAAGGACCCTGGAAGCTTCTCTATACCTTGTTGCATTGGCAACATGAACATTGATGAAACCTTTTGTGATCTTGGTGCTAGTGTGAGTCTAATGCCTCTATTAATATGCCAAAAGCTGAATGTTAGAGAGCTTAGACCAATAATAATTTCATTACAATTGGCAGATAAGTTTGTCAAGTACACAATTGGCATCTTGGAGAACATCCCCATCAAAGTAGGCAAGTTCTTTATTCTTGTTGACTTTGTTGTCctggagatggaagaagatgttcagatTCCCATTATATTGAAAAGGCCATTCTTAGCAACTTCTAGAGCTATCATAGATGTGAAAAATGGGCGATGA